The Micromonospora sp. NBC_01740 genome includes a window with the following:
- a CDS encoding LacI family DNA-binding transcriptional regulator: MTKRLTEVAKKAGVSEATVSRVLNGRDGVSEATRTAVLTALDVLGYERPTKLRGERARLVGLVLPELQNPIFPALAEVVTGSLAQRGFTPALCARTIGGVSEMDYVEMLLDHQVSGVIFAGGSYALADARHDHYRRLTDRGLPVVLVNAGVDELGFPRVSTDDAVAVEQAYGHLRSLGHERIGMVLGPEGHVPSRRKLDAMAQAAGWGDDTAYVERSSFSMEGARVAATKLVERGVTGIVCASDVLALGAIRAARRLGRVVPTDVSVVGFDDSAFMTCTDPPLTTVRQPIETMGQAAVDLLVTQIEGAGVLHDELLFEPELVVRGSTAPAPGR; the protein is encoded by the coding sequence GTGACGAAGCGGTTGACCGAAGTTGCCAAGAAGGCGGGCGTCAGCGAGGCCACCGTCAGCCGGGTGCTCAACGGCCGGGACGGGGTCTCCGAGGCGACCCGGACGGCGGTGCTGACCGCGCTGGACGTGCTCGGCTACGAGCGGCCCACCAAGCTGCGCGGCGAGCGCGCCCGGCTGGTCGGGCTGGTGCTGCCCGAGTTGCAGAACCCGATCTTCCCGGCGCTCGCCGAGGTGGTCACCGGATCCCTCGCCCAGCGCGGGTTCACCCCGGCGCTCTGCGCCCGCACCATCGGTGGCGTCTCCGAGATGGACTACGTGGAGATGCTCCTGGACCACCAGGTCTCCGGGGTGATCTTCGCCGGTGGGTCGTACGCGCTCGCCGACGCCCGGCACGACCACTACCGCCGGCTGACCGACCGGGGCCTGCCGGTGGTGCTGGTCAACGCGGGGGTGGACGAGTTGGGCTTCCCCCGGGTCTCCACGGACGACGCGGTGGCGGTGGAGCAGGCGTACGGGCACCTGCGCTCGCTCGGGCACGAGCGGATCGGGATGGTGCTCGGCCCGGAGGGGCACGTGCCGTCCCGGCGCAAGCTGGACGCGATGGCCCAGGCGGCGGGCTGGGGTGACGACACGGCGTACGTGGAGCGCTCCAGCTTCTCCATGGAGGGGGCGCGGGTCGCCGCGACCAAGCTGGTCGAGCGCGGCGTGACCGGCATCGTCTGCGCCAGCGACGTGCTGGCCCTCGGCGCCATCCGGGCCGCCCGGCGGCTGGGTCGGGTGGTGCCGACCGACGTGTCGGTGGTGGGCTTCGACGACTCCGCGTTCATGACCTGCACCGACCCGCCGTTGACCACCGTGCGGCAGCCGATCGAGACCATGGGGCAGGCCGCCGTGGACCTGCTGGTCACCCAGATCGAGGGCGCCGGCGTGCTGCACGACGAGCTGCTGTTCGAGCCCGAGCTGGTCGTCCGCGGTTCCACCGCGCCCGCCCCCGGTCGCTGA
- a CDS encoding carbohydrate ABC transporter permease, translating into MAILSAPGTTRDTGRPASPSPVGPQRTSLGRKVRDNLTGHAFLIGAVLCFVVFSWYPMIRGIVMSFQRTRRGETTWVGWDNYARILDDPSFWTAWKNTFYFTVLALVLGYVVPFFVAILLNEFRHAKGYLRILVYLPVMLPPASALFLFKFYAYDPSDAGLLNAILKALHLPTSQWMQSPEMTMPAMVLASTWMNMGSAVLIYLAALQNIPGELYEAAELDGAGIWRRILHVTVPQTRLILALLAMLQIVATMQLFIEPLILANGAGAEDSATSVAYLIYQHGFFQNDLNGAAALGVIMLVVLAGFSAVYVRLTAKQD; encoded by the coding sequence TTGGCGATCCTCTCCGCCCCGGGGACCACCAGAGACACGGGTCGTCCCGCGTCGCCGTCCCCGGTCGGGCCACAGCGTACGAGCCTCGGCCGCAAGGTGCGGGACAACCTCACCGGCCACGCGTTCCTGATCGGTGCGGTGCTCTGCTTCGTGGTCTTCTCCTGGTACCCGATGATCCGCGGCATCGTGATGAGCTTCCAGCGCACCCGGCGCGGCGAGACCACCTGGGTGGGCTGGGACAACTACGCCCGCATCCTCGACGACCCGAGCTTCTGGACCGCCTGGAAGAACACCTTCTACTTCACGGTCCTCGCGCTCGTCCTCGGCTACGTGGTGCCGTTCTTCGTGGCGATCCTGCTCAACGAGTTCCGCCACGCCAAGGGGTACCTGCGGATCCTGGTCTACCTGCCGGTCATGCTGCCGCCGGCCTCGGCGCTCTTCCTGTTCAAGTTCTACGCGTACGACCCCAGCGACGCGGGACTCCTCAACGCGATCCTCAAGGCGCTGCACCTGCCGACGTCGCAGTGGATGCAGTCCCCCGAGATGACGATGCCCGCGATGGTGCTGGCGTCGACCTGGATGAACATGGGCAGCGCGGTGCTGATCTACCTGGCGGCGTTGCAGAACATCCCCGGCGAACTCTACGAGGCGGCCGAGCTGGACGGGGCCGGGATCTGGCGGCGGATCCTGCACGTGACCGTCCCGCAGACCCGGCTGATCCTCGCGCTCCTGGCGATGCTTCAGATCGTCGCCACCATGCAGCTCTTCATCGAGCCGCTGATCCTCGCCAACGGCGCGGGCGCGGAGGACTCGGCGACCTCGGTCGCGTACCTCATCTACCAGCACGGCTTCTTCCAGAACGATCTCAACGGCGCCGCCGCGCTCGGCGTGATCATGCTCGTGGTGCTGGCCGGCTTCTCCGCCGTCTACGTGCGGCTGACTGCGAAACAGGACTAG
- a CDS encoding ABC transporter substrate-binding protein: protein MSVPQYRKTAALALVAGLGLSLAACSTKSDDATGSAGGKVTVTVDCQPVGSQKELLKNWNDDVAEFQRQNPDIVIKSVSVGEQCNNPPDFTARLAGGTVTDLFYGYMTDLQQVLDSGQAMDISEYADKDTVPTWDSVDPALKEAFSHDGKLYAVPAKNYSMGLVYNKVLFQQAGLDVNNPPKTWPEVRAAAKKISALGNGIAGYSEYSAGNTGGWHFTSLLYSQGGQMLTEDGKKADFNNAMGKQVLQNLKDMRYGDNSMGSRQLLQWGDLLTNAAAGKVGMFIGAPDSTQAIVSQFQGKFQDWAMAPLPGQDGAAKGTLGGGEGYFFKKGLSPEQVEAGLKWIAYQKLTPGKGQFDYVRAKPQNYPVGLPQPLLFANGSDAQKQELELRKANANVDTANFALFEATPVQIKGEPRNAQAIYAVLDAAMSGVLTNPNANIDALLKTAEDKVNQLLAAAS, encoded by the coding sequence ATGTCCGTACCGCAGTACCGGAAGACTGCGGCGTTGGCGCTCGTGGCCGGCCTGGGGCTCAGCCTTGCGGCCTGTTCGACGAAGAGCGACGACGCGACAGGCAGCGCAGGCGGCAAGGTCACCGTCACCGTCGACTGCCAGCCGGTCGGCTCCCAGAAAGAGCTGTTGAAGAACTGGAACGACGACGTCGCCGAATTCCAGCGGCAGAACCCCGACATCGTCATCAAGAGCGTGAGCGTCGGCGAGCAGTGCAACAACCCGCCGGACTTCACCGCCCGCCTGGCCGGTGGCACCGTGACCGACCTGTTCTACGGGTACATGACCGATCTCCAGCAGGTGCTGGACTCCGGCCAGGCGATGGACATCAGCGAGTACGCCGACAAGGACACGGTCCCCACCTGGGACAGCGTCGACCCGGCGCTCAAGGAGGCCTTCAGCCACGACGGGAAGCTCTACGCCGTCCCGGCGAAGAACTACTCGATGGGCCTGGTCTACAACAAGGTGCTGTTCCAGCAGGCGGGGCTCGACGTCAACAACCCGCCCAAGACGTGGCCCGAGGTCCGGGCGGCCGCCAAGAAGATCTCCGCGCTCGGCAACGGGATCGCCGGCTACTCGGAGTACAGCGCCGGCAACACCGGCGGCTGGCACTTCACCTCCCTGCTCTACTCGCAGGGCGGCCAGATGCTGACCGAGGACGGCAAGAAGGCCGACTTCAACAACGCCATGGGCAAGCAGGTCCTGCAGAACCTCAAGGACATGCGGTACGGCGACAACAGCATGGGCAGCCGCCAGCTGCTCCAGTGGGGCGACCTGCTGACCAACGCCGCCGCCGGCAAGGTGGGCATGTTCATCGGCGCGCCGGACTCCACCCAGGCGATCGTCAGCCAGTTCCAGGGCAAGTTCCAGGACTGGGCGATGGCCCCGCTGCCCGGTCAGGACGGCGCGGCGAAGGGCACGCTCGGCGGCGGCGAGGGCTACTTCTTCAAGAAGGGCCTCTCCCCGGAGCAGGTCGAGGCCGGTCTGAAGTGGATCGCCTACCAGAAGCTGACGCCAGGCAAGGGCCAGTTCGACTACGTCCGGGCCAAGCCGCAGAACTACCCGGTCGGCCTGCCCCAGCCGCTGCTCTTCGCCAACGGCAGTGACGCGCAGAAGCAGGAGCTCGAACTGCGCAAGGCGAACGCGAACGTCGACACCGCCAACTTCGCGCTCTTCGAGGCCACCCCGGTGCAGATCAAGGGCGAACCGCGCAACGCGCAGGCGATCTACGCGGTGCTCGACGCGGCGATGTCCGGGGTGCTGACCAACCCGAACGCGAACATCGACGCGCTGCTCAAGACGGCCGAGGACAAGGTCAACCAGCTCCTCGCCGCGGCGAGCTGA
- a CDS encoding carbohydrate ABC transporter permease, producing MAQDSGTRTLVSPAQLRRGRGRVIYWALLAVVVTGFTLVFLGPLYWMVTGALKSGQEIAQTPPSLFPQDPQWQNYVDAWQNLDLAKLLFNTFYYATGAVLFQLVLDTAAAYSLSKLRPIFGNVILGLMLATLMIPAMVLIVPQYVTVIDLPILHVNLLDSPFAIWLPLVANAFNIFLLKRFFDSIPEELMAAALMDGATPLRTLWSIVLPMSRPILGVVSIFAVTAVWKDFLWPKLVMPSPETRTVSVGIYAFSGGTPMNVVVAASVIAAIPTVIVFLIFQRNIMSGLTTGSLKG from the coding sequence ATGGCACAGGACTCCGGGACCCGGACACTCGTCTCCCCCGCCCAGCTCAGGCGGGGACGCGGCAGGGTGATCTACTGGGCGCTGCTCGCCGTCGTCGTGACGGGCTTCACGCTCGTCTTCCTCGGGCCCCTCTACTGGATGGTCACCGGCGCGCTCAAGTCCGGCCAGGAGATCGCGCAGACCCCGCCGTCGCTGTTCCCGCAGGATCCCCAGTGGCAGAACTACGTCGACGCGTGGCAAAACCTGGATCTCGCCAAGCTGCTGTTCAACACGTTCTACTACGCGACCGGCGCGGTGCTGTTCCAACTCGTCCTCGACACCGCCGCGGCGTACTCCCTGTCGAAGCTCCGGCCGATCTTCGGCAACGTGATCCTCGGCCTGATGCTGGCGACGCTGATGATCCCCGCGATGGTCCTCATCGTCCCGCAGTACGTGACCGTGATCGACCTGCCGATCCTGCACGTCAACCTGCTCGACTCGCCGTTCGCGATCTGGCTGCCCCTGGTCGCGAACGCGTTCAACATCTTCCTCCTGAAACGGTTCTTCGACTCGATCCCGGAGGAGCTGATGGCGGCGGCCCTCATGGACGGGGCGACCCCGCTGCGCACGCTCTGGTCGATCGTCCTGCCGATGTCCCGCCCCATCCTCGGCGTGGTCTCGATCTTCGCCGTGACCGCGGTCTGGAAGGACTTCCTCTGGCCGAAGCTGGTCATGCCGTCACCCGAGACCCGGACGGTCAGCGTCGGCATCTACGCCTTCTCGGGTGGTACGCCCATGAACGTGGTGGTCGCCGCCTCGGTCATCGCCGCGATCCCGACCGTCATCGTCTTCCTGATCTTCCAGCGCAACATCATGTCCGGCCTGACCACCGGGAGCCTCAAGGGATAG